A region of Ictidomys tridecemlineatus isolate mIctTri1 chromosome 4, mIctTri1.hap1, whole genome shotgun sequence DNA encodes the following proteins:
- the Sh3gl2 gene encoding endophilin-A1 isoform X3: MEIMTKTIEYLQPNPASRAKLSMINTMSKIRGQEKGPGYPQAEALLAEAMLKFGRELGDDCNFGPALGDVGEAMRELSEVKDSLDMEVKQNFIDPLQNLHDKDLREIQHHLKKLEGRRLDFDYKKKRQGKIPDEELRQALEKFDESKEIAESSMFNLLEMDIEQVSQLSALVQAQLEYHKQAVQILQQVTVRLEERIRQASSQPRREYQPKPRMSLEFSTGDSTQPNGGLSHTGTPKPAGVPMDQPCCRALYDFEPENEGELGFKEGDIITLTNQIDENWYEGMLHGQSGFFPINYVEILVSLPH, from the exons CATCCAGAGCTAAGCTCAGCATGATCAACACCATGTCAAAAATCCGTGGCCAGGAGAAGGGGCCAGGATATCCTCAGGCAGAGGCGCTACTTGCAGAGGCCATGCTCAAGTTTGGAAGGGAGCTTGGAGATGATTGCAACTTTG gTCCAGCACTTGGTGACGTAGGGGAGGCCATGCGGGAACTTTCAGAAGTGAAAGACTCTTTGGACATGGAAGTGAAGCAGAACTTCATTGACCCCCTTCAGAATCTTCATGACAAAGATTTAAGGGAAATTCAG CATCATTTAAAGAAGTTGGAAGGTCGACGCCTGGACTTTGATTATAAGAAGAAACGACAAGGCAAGATTCCAGATGAAGAGCTCCGTCAAGCTCTGGAGAAATTTGATGAGTCTAAAGAAATTGCTGAGTCAAGCATGTTCAATCTTTTGGAGATGGAT ATTGAACAGGTGAGCCAGCTCTCTGCGCTTGTGCAAGCCCAGCTGGAGTACCACAAGCAGGCAGTGCAGATCCTGCAGCAGGTCACAGTCAGACTGGAGGAAAG AATAAGACAAGCTTCATCTCAGCCTAGAAGAGAATATCAGCCTAAACCTCGAATGAGCCTGGAGTTTTCAACTGGAGACAGCACGCAGCCCAATGGAGGCCTCTCCCACACGGGCACTCCTAAGCCTGCAG GTGTCCCAATGGATCAGCCCTGCTGCCGAGCTCTGTATGACTTTGAACCTGAAAATGAAGGGGAATTGGGTTTTAAAGAGGGTGACATCATCACACTCACCAACCAAATTGATGAGAACTGGTATGAGGGGATGCTTCATGGCCAGTCAGGCTTCTTCCCCATCAATTATGTAGAAATTCTGGTTTCCCTGCCCCATTAG
- the Sh3gl2 gene encoding endophilin-A1 isoform X4, whose protein sequence is MINTMSKIRGQEKGPGYPQAEALLAEAMLKFGRELGDDCNFGPALGDVGEAMRELSEVKDSLDMEVKQNFIDPLQNLHDKDLREIQHHLKKLEGRRLDFDYKKKRQGKIPDEELRQALEKFDESKEIAESSMFNLLEMDIEQVSQLSALVQAQLEYHKQAVQILQQVTVRLEERIRQASSQPRREYQPKPRMSLEFSTGDSTQPNGGLSHTGTPKPAGVPMDQPCCRALYDFEPENEGELGFKEGDIITLTNQIDENWYEGMLHGQSGFFPINYVEILVSLPH, encoded by the exons ATGATCAACACCATGTCAAAAATCCGTGGCCAGGAGAAGGGGCCAGGATATCCTCAGGCAGAGGCGCTACTTGCAGAGGCCATGCTCAAGTTTGGAAGGGAGCTTGGAGATGATTGCAACTTTG gTCCAGCACTTGGTGACGTAGGGGAGGCCATGCGGGAACTTTCAGAAGTGAAAGACTCTTTGGACATGGAAGTGAAGCAGAACTTCATTGACCCCCTTCAGAATCTTCATGACAAAGATTTAAGGGAAATTCAG CATCATTTAAAGAAGTTGGAAGGTCGACGCCTGGACTTTGATTATAAGAAGAAACGACAAGGCAAGATTCCAGATGAAGAGCTCCGTCAAGCTCTGGAGAAATTTGATGAGTCTAAAGAAATTGCTGAGTCAAGCATGTTCAATCTTTTGGAGATGGAT ATTGAACAGGTGAGCCAGCTCTCTGCGCTTGTGCAAGCCCAGCTGGAGTACCACAAGCAGGCAGTGCAGATCCTGCAGCAGGTCACAGTCAGACTGGAGGAAAG AATAAGACAAGCTTCATCTCAGCCTAGAAGAGAATATCAGCCTAAACCTCGAATGAGCCTGGAGTTTTCAACTGGAGACAGCACGCAGCCCAATGGAGGCCTCTCCCACACGGGCACTCCTAAGCCTGCAG GTGTCCCAATGGATCAGCCCTGCTGCCGAGCTCTGTATGACTTTGAACCTGAAAATGAAGGGGAATTGGGTTTTAAAGAGGGTGACATCATCACACTCACCAACCAAATTGATGAGAACTGGTATGAGGGGATGCTTCATGGCCAGTCAGGCTTCTTCCCCATCAATTATGTAGAAATTCTGGTTTCCCTGCCCCATTAG